A single genomic interval of Helianthus annuus cultivar XRQ/B chromosome 6, HanXRQr2.0-SUNRISE, whole genome shotgun sequence harbors:
- the LOC110864336 gene encoding AT-hook motif nuclear-localized protein 24: MDQIAASSHAHSLPPPFHTRNFNLQHQFHQQNSEDEQSGTTGLNMGGQKRDRDENNNDEMLNVSGGGGSEGRDGEISRRPRGRPAGSKNKPKPPIIITRDSANALRTHVMEIADGSDVMEGIATFARRRQRGVCIMSGSGTVTNVTLRQPASPGAVVTLHGRFEILSLSGSFLPPPAPPAATGLTIYLAGGQGQVVGGGVVGALLAAGPVVIMAASFSNAAYERLPLEEEEATLPIQGGSLGSPGAINPSQQQMLNDPSLFQHGMSQNLLNSIQLPNDGYWGNGGGSGGGGRQPY; this comes from the coding sequence ATGGATCAGATAGCTGCATCTTCACATGCTCACTCTCTCCCACCCCCTTTTCACACAAGAAACTTCAACTTGCAGCATCAGTTTCATCAACAAAATTCAGAAGATGAACAAAGTGGTACAACTGGTCTCAACATGGGAGGTCAAAAGAGAGACCGTGATGAGAATAACAATGATGAGATGTTGAATGTTAGCGGTGGCGGTGGTAGTGAAGGTAGAGACGGTGAAATCTCACGGCGGCCGAGAGGAAGACCGGCGGGTTCGAAGAACAAACCGAAACCGCCGATTATTATCACAAGAGATAGCGCGAACGCGCTTAGAACCCATGTTATGGAGATTGCTGATGGAAGTGATGTGATGGAAGGCATTGCCACCTTTGCGCGGCGGCGCCAGCGTGGCGTTTGTATTATGAGTGGTAGCGGAACTGTGACTAATGTCACTCTCCGACAACCAGCATCGCCCGGTGCAGTTGTTACATTGCACGGGCGATTTGAGATCTTGTCGTTGTCAGGGTCTTTTTTGCCTCCACCAGCTCCACCTGCTGCCACTGGCTTGACTATTTATCTAGCCGGTGGACAGGGTCAGGTGGTTGGTGGAGGTGTGGTTGGGGCCCTTTTAGCTGCAGGGCCCGTTGTTATCATGGCGGCGTCATTTAGCAACGCCGCCTATGAAAGGCTTCCTCTAGAAGAGGAGGAGGCCACTTTACCAATCCAAGGTGGCTCCTTAGGATCTCCGGGAGCCATCAATCCCTCACAACAACAAATGTTAAATGATCCTTCACTTTTTCAACATGGCATGTCTCAAAACCTACTCAACTCGATTCAATTACCAAACGATGGTTATTGGGGCAACGGtggcggcagtggtggtggtggtcgtcaACCATACTAA